The proteins below come from a single Candidatus Kaelpia aquatica genomic window:
- a CDS encoding purine-nucleoside phosphorylase, whose amino-acid sequence MEDLRKKINETGSFIKKSIKVRPDVAIVLGSGLSAFGEKIKNSKSMDYSDIPHFPLSTVEGHKGELIFGKVGTKNVVIMGGRFHLYEGYSVYDVVYPIRIMRALGAKHLIISNAAGGMNPCFEKGDLMLIDDHINLMGLNPLIGPNDDKLGERFPDMCEPYNKEMLKLAMDLALDLKIRVHKGVYAGLTGPSLETRAEYRFLRTIGADCVGMSTVPEVIAAVHCGFKVLGISCVTDLCLPDALKPVDFKEILRIAAKAEPKLAQLVYKLIPKLR is encoded by the coding sequence GTGGAAGATTTAAGAAAAAAAATCAATGAGACAGGCTCTTTTATAAAAAAGAGTATTAAAGTCAGGCCTGATGTAGCGATTGTTTTGGGTTCAGGATTATCTGCTTTTGGAGAAAAGATTAAAAACAGTAAGAGTATGGACTATTCTGACATTCCTCATTTCCCTCTCTCTACAGTAGAGGGGCATAAGGGAGAGTTAATTTTTGGAAAGGTTGGCACTAAGAATGTAGTAATTATGGGAGGACGGTTTCATCTCTATGAAGGTTATTCTGTCTATGATGTTGTCTATCCAATACGTATTATGCGTGCTCTGGGCGCGAAGCACCTTATAATCTCCAATGCTGCAGGCGGGATGAATCCTTGTTTTGAAAAAGGAGATCTCATGCTGATAGACGACCATATAAACCTTATGGGTCTAAATCCTCTTATTGGTCCTAACGATGATAAGCTTGGAGAGAGGTTCCCGGATATGTGCGAACCTTACAATAAGGAGATGCTGAAGCTGGCAATGGACTTAGCTTTAGATTTAAAGATAAGAGTGCATAAGGGTGTATATGCTGGCTTAACAGGGCCGAGCCTAGAAACAAGAGCAGAGTACCGTTTTTTAAGAACCATAGGGGCTGATTGTGTAGGCATGTCTACTGTCCCTGAGGTTATTGCAGCTGTTCATTGCGGGTTCAAGGTCTTGGGTATAAGCTGTGTTACCGATCTATGTTTACCTGATGCGCTGAAGCCGGTAGATTTCAAAGAGATACTCAGGATTGCTGCAAAAGCAGAGCCTAAGTTAGCCCAACTTGTCTATAAGTTAATACCGAAGTTAAGATGA
- a CDS encoding YggT family protein, whose product MFIFANLIRAIAEILSVLLTIYYWLILIRALLSWVNPDPYNPIVQFLHKVTEPVLSLIRRMLPIGAGIGIDISPIIAFFIIIFLRSFLVKTLLEISYYLKGSI is encoded by the coding sequence ATGTTTATATTTGCTAATTTAATTAGAGCAATAGCTGAGATTTTGAGCGTTCTGCTTACTATATACTACTGGTTAATTTTAATACGTGCTTTATTGTCTTGGGTCAATCCGGATCCTTATAATCCAATAGTTCAGTTTCTGCATAAAGTTACAGAACCTGTACTCTCTCTTATAAGAAGAATGCTGCCTATTGGAGCTGGCATTGGAATAGATATATCTCCGATTATTGCGTTCTTTATAATAATATTTTTGAGATCATTTTTAGTTAAAACGCTGCTGGAGATAAGCTACTATCTTAAAGGAAGTATTTAA
- the proC gene encoding pyrroline-5-carboxylate reductase translates to MNIGIIGLGKMGEAIVKGLIGSRGYKVYFNESDDVRCEEIIDKYRRLKCLDIEQLIDSSAVIILAVKPQDLKELLNKIGRLLRRDKLFISIAAGASIGFIQNEGSLEKVIRAMPNMGALVGESFTVLTHSEKVNDRELELAKKIFANIGDVKVVGEDSINAITAISGSGPAYFAYFLKSIEESAAEIGLGDISSKIALDTLGGTLKVLRELGISTDELIRMVKSPGGTTEACLDYWQQSDLSGIIKDGIKKAMNRAKELGR, encoded by the coding sequence ATGAATATTGGAATTATCGGATTAGGGAAGATGGGTGAGGCTATAGTTAAAGGCTTAATAGGATCAAGAGGCTATAAGGTATATTTTAATGAGTCTGATGATGTGCGGTGTGAGGAAATAATTGATAAATACAGAAGATTAAAATGTCTTGATATTGAGCAGCTCATAGATTCATCCGCCGTTATTATACTGGCAGTTAAGCCTCAGGACTTAAAAGAGCTTTTGAATAAGATCGGCCGTCTTTTAAGAAGAGATAAGCTTTTTATTTCAATAGCGGCTGGAGCCTCTATAGGTTTTATCCAGAACGAAGGTTCTTTAGAGAAGGTGATTAGGGCGATGCCGAATATGGGTGCCTTGGTGGGTGAATCTTTTACGGTTCTCACTCATTCAGAAAAAGTTAACGATAGAGAGCTTGAGTTGGCTAAGAAAATATTTGCTAACATAGGAGATGTTAAAGTAGTAGGCGAAGATTCAATAAATGCCATTACAGCTATATCTGGCAGCGGACCTGCTTATTTTGCCTATTTCCTTAAGTCTATTGAGGAGTCTGCAGCTGAGATTGGTCTTGGGGATATATCTTCTAAGATTGCTCTAGATACTTTGGGAGGAACTCTAAAAGTATTAAGAGAATTGGGTATTTCAACAGATGAGTTGATTAGGATGGTTAAATCTCCCGGAGGAACAACGGAGGCTTGTTTGGATTATTGGCAGCAGAGCGATCTATCAGGTATTATAAAAGATGGAATTAAAAAAGCAATGAATAGGGCAAAGGAGTTAGGAAGATAA
- a CDS encoding YggS family pyridoxal phosphate-dependent enzyme produces the protein MISKNLSLIKEEIKKASLRSDRAPDSIKLVAVTKNVDIEKIREASSLGVSDIGENRIQEAKSKLGDLKSLNICWHMVGHLQTNKVKYAVDIFEYIHSLDSIKLAEEIDRCSRIKNKYQKVFIEVNTSGEETKFGVSEDNIEALVSRIVEFKQLDLVGFMTVAPFTDNKDAIRGSFRRLRIVRDDISKKLNRKLYLSMGMSDDFEIAIEEGADFIRLGRAIFGERL, from the coding sequence ATGATTTCGAAAAATCTTAGTTTAATAAAAGAGGAAATTAAAAAAGCATCCCTGAGGAGCGATAGAGCTCCCGATTCTATAAAACTAGTTGCTGTAACGAAGAATGTAGATATAGAGAAGATAAGAGAAGCTTCCTCTCTAGGTGTTTCCGATATCGGAGAGAATCGTATCCAGGAGGCAAAAAGCAAGTTAGGTGACTTGAAAAGTCTTAATATCTGCTGGCATATGGTTGGACATCTCCAGACTAATAAGGTAAAATATGCTGTTGATATCTTTGAATATATACACTCCTTAGATAGCATAAAGTTAGCCGAGGAGATAGATAGGTGCTCTAGAATTAAAAACAAATATCAAAAAGTGTTTATAGAGGTAAATACTTCCGGAGAAGAGACGAAGTTTGGAGTTAGTGAGGATAACATAGAAGCCTTAGTTAGTAGAATAGTAGAGTTCAAGCAGCTGGACTTAGTGGGCTTTATGACCGTAGCTCCTTTTACAGATAATAAGGATGCAATTAGAGGGTCTTTCAGAAGGCTTAGAATTGTAAGAGATGATATAAGTAAAAAGTTAAATAGAAAGCTCTATCTTTCAATGGGAATGAGCGATGACTTTGAGATTGCAATTGAAGAAGGGGCTGATTTTATAAGATTGGGTAGAGCAATCTTTGGAGAGAGACTATGA
- the pabB gene encoding aminodeoxychorismate synthase component I codes for MFNPGDNLDDFFEKVENFLTKGFWLCGFFSYEAGYLFEESFKGLCRSNTGFPLIWLGVSREPLIVDHSYNDRSLTSGVSGDLSYKITGLKPNVKEEEYNSSIAKVKRYIEAGRTYQVNYTFKYKFNFKGSALGLYLNLRRSQPTSYSAFVNTGNNNIISLSPELFFEMSQGNILTEPMKGTVSRGFSNLEDRDQEAWLAQDIKNRSENLMIVDLLRNDLGKVSSIGSVKVEKLFQVQRYRTLHQMTSTVAGVLNKGLSYQQLFKSLFPSGSVTGAPKISTMRIIRELEKEPRHIYTGSIGYISPNRETCFNVAIRTILLDKNRAEMGVGGGIVYDSLDKSEYKEAILKADFLNRDFSCFNLIETMRWDKGRGYYLIENHIDRMSSSAVYFQISLDIGILRERLSELEKEFKEDRYRVRLTLDMEGNIKIEFRILEDLNSLIKIKISPTKIDPDNVYLYHKTTRRDIYDKERIEALEEGFFDVIYMNTKGQITEGAISNIFLLLDNHLYTPPVKCGLLSGVLRRDLLDSGRVCEKTLYLKDLKRSEKVFIGNSLRGLIVVDGIV; via the coding sequence GTGTTTAATCCAGGAGATAACCTGGATGATTTTTTTGAAAAAGTTGAAAATTTTTTAACAAAAGGTTTCTGGCTCTGCGGTTTTTTCTCATATGAGGCAGGGTATCTTTTTGAAGAATCGTTCAAAGGCTTATGTCGATCAAACACGGGTTTTCCGCTTATATGGCTAGGCGTTAGCAGGGAACCTTTAATTGTTGATCATAGCTATAATGATAGATCCTTGACATCTGGTGTCTCTGGAGATTTAAGCTATAAGATAACAGGGCTTAAGCCAAACGTCAAAGAGGAGGAGTATAACAGCTCTATCGCCAAGGTAAAAAGATATATCGAAGCAGGCCGGACCTATCAAGTCAATTATACTTTTAAATATAAATTTAACTTTAAGGGGAGCGCGCTAGGTCTCTATCTTAATTTACGCAGGAGTCAGCCAACGTCATACAGCGCTTTCGTTAATACCGGTAATAATAATATCATATCTCTTTCGCCGGAGCTCTTTTTTGAAATGTCTCAGGGCAATATTTTGACTGAACCTATGAAAGGTACTGTTTCTCGAGGCTTCTCTAATTTAGAAGATAGAGACCAAGAGGCTTGGTTAGCTCAAGATATTAAAAATCGTTCTGAAAATCTCATGATAGTTGATTTGCTAAGAAATGATTTGGGAAAAGTCTCTTCTATAGGCAGCGTTAAGGTTGAAAAATTGTTTCAAGTTCAGAGGTATCGCACTTTGCATCAGATGACCTCTACCGTAGCAGGGGTTTTAAATAAAGGCCTCAGCTATCAGCAGCTATTTAAATCTCTCTTTCCATCCGGATCTGTTACCGGAGCCCCCAAGATAAGTACGATGAGAATAATCAGAGAGTTAGAGAAGGAGCCGCGTCATATATATACAGGTTCAATTGGCTACATCTCTCCAAATAGAGAAACATGTTTTAATGTAGCTATAAGAACTATTCTTCTGGATAAAAATAGGGCTGAGATGGGTGTTGGAGGCGGCATTGTGTATGACTCTTTAGATAAGTCTGAGTATAAAGAGGCTATTCTTAAGGCGGATTTTTTAAATAGAGATTTCTCTTGTTTTAATCTAATAGAGACTATGCGCTGGGATAAAGGTAGAGGGTATTATCTTATTGAAAATCATATAGATAGGATGTCTAGCTCAGCAGTATATTTTCAGATTTCTCTAGATATTGGTATCTTAAGAGAGAGACTATCTGAGCTTGAGAAAGAATTTAAAGAAGATAGGTATAGGGTAAGGCTAACGCTTGATATGGAAGGTAATATTAAAATAGAGTTTAGGATACTGGAAGATCTTAACTCTCTCATCAAGATTAAGATCAGTCCGACTAAGATAGATCCTGATAACGTATATCTTTACCATAAGACCACTCGACGGGATATTTATGATAAGGAGAGGATAGAAGCTCTTGAAGAAGGTTTTTTTGATGTTATCTATATGAACACCAAAGGTCAGATTACTGAAGGGGCTATTAGCAATATATTCCTGCTGCTGGATAACCATCTTTATACGCCTCCTGTAAAATGCGGTCTGTTGTCAGGGGTATTGAGGAGAGATCTATTAGATAGCGGTAGGGTTTGCGAGAAAACATTATATCTGAAAGATCTTAAGCGTTCAGAGAAGGTCTTTATAGGTAATTCTCTTAGAGGTTTAATAGTAGTAGATGGTATAGTTTGA